The genomic segment TGGTGCAGTCACAGTGGCCCAGCAGGCCCAGGTGGTGACCACTGTGGTGGGAGGAGTCACCAAAACCATCACCCTGGTCAAGAGCCCCCTGACCATGGGCAGCAGTGGCACTCTGGTAAGAAAACATGGATTCTTTAGCATAATGTAATACTGCAACTCTACTCGAGAGCACCCTTTGGTGCTTTCACAGGCATGCTTTAAACAATGGATTCTGTAAAATGCTTCCTCGCACTCTGCATCTTTGTATCGATTGGTCACTCAATGGTGGCGTCTTTTTGAACCAGTAGGGAGGGTGTAAAAGTTGGCCTAAAGTGACTGTTGGAGAAAACAGGGAGCATGATGTCAGTGATCTGCATGACTGTCGGTCAGTTAGGGCTACAATGATTCTAGAGCCATGATTCTGGTGGTCAAGCATCCGGCTGACCTCCCCGTACTATCCGATGTTTTCTGGTGACTCATGAATTTGAGTCTCTCTCCTATGTCGGCAGATCTCCAACCTTGGCAAGATGATGTCTGTGGTACAAACCAAGCCAGTGCAGACATCAGCTGTCACAGGCCAGGCTTCCACTAACCCTCTCACACAGATCATACAGGTCAGCTATCTGCATGAGTGCAGGAAAAAACAGGAGGTAGCTTAAAACTCCTGAGACAGGCACCACGTGTCTTTCCCTGAATAGTTTCCATAACATGCACCTTTCTTTCCAGACGAAGGGTCCACTCCCAGCTGGCACAATCCTGAAGCTGGTGACCTCTGCAGATGGCAAACCCACAACCATCATCACCACCTCCCAGGCTGGAGGCACAGGAAACAAGCCCACTATCCTCAACATCAGCGGAGTCTCTCCTACTACCACTAAGCAGGGCACCACCATCATTAAGACTATCCCCATGTCAGCCATCATGACCCAGCCTGGAGCTACAGGTCTGTTCTCATTCAAGCTTGCACACCTTTTGGCATTTGTGTAAATTAACCTTTAGGTTAAGGATTAGTGATTGATCAGTGATTATATTCATGCTTGTGTTTGTCCTTGCAGGTGTAACAAGCAGTGCAGGTATGAAAACACCCATTACAATCCTTACCACAAAGGTGATGACCACAGGAACtcctgggaaaatcatcactgCGGTGCCCAAACTTGCCACTGCAGCTGGCCAGCAGGGACTGACACAGGTAAATTGGCTCTTTCTGCTCAGCAGTGTTTGTACATATTGTGTGTTGTGCTGCGTGTTTATCCTAAATCTTCTGTTTCTAGGTGGTTTTGAAGGGTGCTCCCGGGCAACCTGGCACTATTTTACGCACTGTTCCCATGAGCACAGTGGGTGGCGTTCGTCTGGTTACACCAGTGACTGTGTCTGCTGTTAAGCCGACTGTCACAACTCTGGTTGTCAAGGGGACTACAGGTACGAAAAAATTACTAAGTAATGATTATGTAAATTAACAGTTTTGTTTCTCTGGTTTCATTTTTCAATCCACACTTCTTCCAGGTGTCACCACTCTCGGCACAGTCACTGGTACCGTTTCTACTAGTTTGGCGGGAGGCACAGTTGATAGTTCAAGTGCCTCTCTCGGTACTCCCATCACCACACTGGGAACCATTGCTACCCTGTCCAGCCAGGTCATCAACCCAACTTCCATTACAGTTTCAGCTGCTCAGACTAGCCTGACTTCTTCCTCCGCACTGCCCTCTTCTACTATGACAGTGCAGGTAATACCCAGCAGCTCCACTttgtaatatttgtattttagtCATTAGGTTTTGAAGCTCTTGCAGTAGCATGTGTCATAAGCTTTAAGTAGTGTATCACAACATGCTGAAAAAGACCATATGTGAAGATGCCACCTTGTCTTGTAAACGCAGACTAGTGAAGAGCTGCTCCTCAGAAATTTTAGGACAGTCAATGAAGTTCTTCTGTTTTAGACCATGTTTAACTTACTATTTGCCTTAGAGCTGACATCTCTTTCCTCTCAGCAGAACCAGCCCACCCAGGTGACTCTGATCACAACTCCCAGTGGTGTTGAGGCTCAGCCAGTACAAGATCTACCAGTATCCATCCTGGCTTCACCAACCTCTGAGCAACCCACTTCCACTGAGGCTGGAGCTGCTGGAGAGAGCTCTGGGACTGTCACTCTGGTCTGCTCTAATCCGCCCTGTGAGACCCACGAAACGGGAACTACGAACACAGCCACCACTTCTTCCGCAACAATTGGTGCAGGACAGGTCTGCTCTAACCCACCGTGTGAGACCCACGAAACCGGAACCACCAACACAGCCACCACTTCGTCTGCAACAATTGGAGCAGGGCAGGTCTGCTCTAACCCACCATGTGAAACCCATGAAACAGGAACCACCAACACGGCCACCACTTCCTCAGCTACAATCGGTGCAGGACAGGTCTGCTCGAATCCGCCCTGCGAGACCCATGAGACCGGAACTACCAACACAGCCACAACTGCTTCTTCAAACATGTCTGCGCTACGCGTGTGCTCCAACCCACCGTGTGAGACCCATGAAACCGGAACAACAAACACGGCTACCACAGCAACGTCTAACATGGGAGGAGTGCAACAGGTGTGCTCCAACCCGCCCTGTGAGACCCATGTGACGGGCACCACCAACACCGCCACACAAGCTTCATCTAGCATGAATGCAAACCAGACAGACACAGTGCAGAGCGTGTGCTCTAATCCACCCTGCGAAACCCATGAGACGGGGACCACCAATTCTCCGTCCACAGCCACCTCGAGCATGGGAGGAGACCAGACCAGCACAACAACAGCCCTGGTCCAGAGGGTTTGCTCCAACCCTCCCTGTGAAACACACGAGACAGGGACCACCAACACAGCCACAACTGCCACTTGTAGCATGGAGACGGGTGAAGGCACTGGTATGTAAACATACTGTGTACATTTTACCTGAATaatcttatttcttttttcttttcttttttttataattaacAGCAAGTTAGGTTTCTGTACACTGATACACTcacaatctttttttctttttttaattacactTGTCTTAATATTTCTTAAAATAACATCTAGATCTCACATGACTGATGATTATGTTGTATCTAAGCAGTAAAAGTAGTTTGTTTAGAAATCAGCTATGTTACTGTGTCTCATTAGCAACCCAGCAGACAGAAGAAGGAGCAGAAGGTACCAGCAGCACAGAAGAGGCCTCCACCACAGCAACAACTGGCACCACCCAGGGCAGGGCTATCACTACTGTCACTCAGTCTACACCAGCCCCTGGACCCTCTGTGCCTGTAAGAATACCACATCATTCCTGTCAAAATAAGATCCTTTTCTAAAAACCATCCAGTATGACTAGGTGATGGTGGTAAAACTAATCTTAGTAGATGTCCGTGttggggctgcatttctgaATTTGATTTGCTGTACAGACAAAAGTACCAGACCACCTACACATTACACTTAAATGATCTGTTTGACCATGGAAACTGAAGTTGTGAAACTCCCGGTGCACAGTACTTGTGCTGATGAGAAAGCCAGAGCAAGTTTATAATCCTGTAGGTATTGAGTCAGCAGAGTGTTGATAGAGTGTTGGCGTCCTAATACAGTACTGCGCTGAATATCTACGAGCTCTTTAgaacaaaacattcaaaaatgtttgtaaaggcagactgtATTGGTAGGTGCCAGAATTTAAACACCGGTGGCCATGGGACTGAAAACATGTGACTTCGCAGATTAAGAAGTGTGGCCtaatacttttgtccatatgTGTATAATATGTAAGGAGAATgtcattttctttctcattgtggggtttgatttctttgtttccctCTAGTCGATCTcatccatcacagagggagtaaGCACTGCTGCTAGCTCCACAGAGGAACCCATGCAGACTGATGAGGCAGCATCAGCAGAAGCTGCACCCGCTGAGGAAGGAACTGCAGCAATGGAGACACAAGCAGAGGTGAATAAAGTGTGAAGGCAATAAAGTCTGTTTGGCCTTTGATTTTGAAATTCTTTGCAGTCATgcattttccatgtttttttgaTGGAACTGCTTTAATGTGTTCCTCAgggagaagcagcagcagcaacagccttGAACCTTCCTTCAGAGCTGATGTCTGAGGGCCAGGGAGCCACACTAATGGTGACGGGGCTGTCGGACGAGGAACTGgctgtcactgcagcagcagaGGCGGCTGCACAAGCAGCAGCCACAGAGGAAGCCCAGGCCCTCGCTATCCAGGCTGTCCTCCAGGCAGCTCAGCAAGCCGTAATGAGTGAGTAGAATCAAAGCTCTTTGTTCACCGACTTTTGAATTTTGAACATAGCCTAAGATCAAGGGCTGGCTGTAGTTAACAGGACACTTGTCAGTAAAACTATTCCTCTAGATGTGGAACTCCTGAATTCTCTGTGATCTTGCAATTCATAAAAAATGTATAACTTACAGATGAAGGCGATGCTGCTGGAGAGAACCAGCAACCCACCAACATCCCCATCATGCTGACCCAGCAAGATCTTGCAGCACTGGtccaacagcagcaacagttgCAGGAGGCTCAGGCCGCAGCTCAGCAGGCCACGGTGGACACAAGCTTGCCCACCGAGGGTCTTGCTCCTGCCGACAGCCTCAATGACCCGTCTGTTGAGAGCAATGGGCACAACGACATGGCCGCTGCAGTCACTAGTGCTGTGGCTTCTCTCCTGCCACGCACCACAGCTGAGagtatgttttggtttttttatagTTACTTTGGATGTTACTGTTTGTTACAGCAGACTGATTATTTTTGTATTGCTCTTGACATTCCACAGCGCTTGCGCCATCAAGTACGTTTGCACCTTCTGTATCTGTGGCAAGTCCAGCTAAGCTGCAAGCAGCAGCCACTCTAGCAGAGGTCGCCAATGGCATTGAGGGAGAGGTGAGTCATTTTGGTGCTGCTGCACTTCTGATTATGTCAGTTGAGGTGACGAGAGGAAAGGAGGAATTTGTTGACTGTTTTTGTTCCCATGCAGAAGCAAGCCCCTCAGCCAGCTCCAGTGAAGCCTGTTGTAAAAAAGGAGAACCAGTGGTTTGATGTTGGGATTGTTAAAGTGACAAATATGGTTGTCACTCACTACTATGTGCCAGGAGATGATTCTCAAGGAGATGTAAGTTGTCTCAGGGAGCCTTTTCTTGTTCAGAATGATATCGATATGCGTTACAAGAGTCCATCTTTATCTAATCAACtacttgtatttgtttgtttggtagGATGACTCTGGCATTATACCAGACTACAGCCAGATGAAGAAAATGGAGCTGCAGCCTGGAACAGCTTACAAGTTCCGTGTTGCTGGAATCAACGCCTGCGGTCGTGGAGCTTTCTCTGAGATTTCGGCTTTCAAGACTTGCCTACCAGGCTTCCCGGGGGCACCTTGTGCCATCAAAATCAGCAAGGTAAACAAACCCTGTTGCATTGTAGATTTTACTCACAGGTGTGCCATACGTGATCACATGAGCCATGGTTTTGGCACTGAGTAGCATCTTTTCACTGTATCCCCCCCAGAGCCCAGATGGTGCACACCTAACCTGGGAGCCACCCTCGGTGACGTCAGGAAAGATCATTGAGTACTCTGTGTACCTGGCCATCCAGAGcaaccaaacagctgaagctaaGGCTTCCACCCCAGCCCAGCTAGCCTTCATGCGTGTGTATTGTGGACCCAACCCATCTTGCTTGGTTCAGTCGTCCAGCCTCTCCAACGCACACATCGACTACACCACCAAGCCAGCGATTATCTTCCGCATTGCCGCCCGTAACGAGAAGGGCTATGGTCCTGCCACACAAGTACGATGGCTGCAAGGTGAGTTCAAATTAgttctttaaaatattaaaaatacttAATTACTGAGGTTGCTATTGATGGATTGAATCTCTCCACTTTAATGCCCTGTAGAATCAGGCAAAGATGCCTCCTCTGCAAAACCGGCCCCCAAAAGACCAGGCACCTCTCCTGATACGTAAGTACAGTATTCATGTTTCATATCGTGCACACAGGAACATTTCATCGATGAATAAAACATCCAGCACTTATTCTGGTTTTGTGTGTTCTCCTGCAGTAAGTCTACTGGTCCAAAGAAAGCAAGGACGGACCAGTGAGGTTGCCTGGAGACCCCTCCCAGTCTTttcttttggtctttttttttttttaccccactCGCTGTCTTTTTATCAGGAAGACTGACCTTCACCCtttctcctcttcatcctcatcCTAATCCCATCCTCCATCCACTTCCCCAATGTCTCAGACCAAGACGGCAATGGAGGCAGAACAACCGTATGAAGCCGAGACGAAAGTCGATCTGAGAGATGTTTCTGTAGATAAAACCCTCCTTCCTCCTCGTTCTGTTGGTCGTACTATTTTTAGAGCAACACAAACCTAGAAGCACATTATCTTTTTCAGTCACATCCCCTTCCATCCTTTTAACacctattttgacttatttcaATAGTTGGAACAGTATAGAGAAGCATTTACATCTTTCACAAACTGGGAGCCAGCCTGAGCGCAATGTtaccctttctttttttttttctcctgtgtttttGGGGAATTCTGGGGGGGATGTAGAGAGAGACTACATGAAATGATGTACAGTGTTGAAAAAGGCTGTGGAAGCATTAGTATagatgagaggaaaaaaaatcggTATGGAAACAAATAAAGCACTTGTCCTCTGTGAAGGAggacttttttttgttattattattattttgctcaaaactaatttgcTTCATTGAGAACCAAGTCTGTACAGTCATCGTACTGGACTCCAGTCTCCTGGTAATGTCATCACTGTGCGCTTTTTACCCCAAGATGAGGACTGGTGGCCAACATGTTGGAAGAATGGCAAAAGGAAGAGATTTGTAGAGAACGAATGACAGACTTTGCTAGGACTGAGACTTGCAGCAcacatggaaaaacaaaaaatcttccCAAAAAATTAGCAAGCAATGATGCAGAAGATCTtttgtgtagtttatttttgtattttttaagcttttttttcctcctgtgtgtatgtgtatgttgtgtgcatttttaagagaaaaacaatttttttaactgttgttcATCCCAATAATTTGTGTTCATGGGAAGATGTTGTGGctaatgttgaggttgccactctattttaaaaaaaagaaatcttcaGTTGGTCGTATGTTCTTGTTAACAGATGGCAATGAAAGTGAGAAAGACTTTTTGTATTTGTTCCAAGTAGAAACCGCAGAGGTTATAGGACTGAAGGGAACTTTTGATGTGGACCCAGGGAGAGAagtttttactttgtttacTACTCAATACTTGTGTTGCTTCATTTGCCAAACATGGAATTTCAcaagggggaggaggggggcgGGGCTTAGAAAAGACCAACATCAGATCTTTTCCATCCGTTCCCCTCCCCCTCCTTGATTTCCCGATCAGTTGTCCTATACTTTTTACGCTTATGAATGTGGTGTCCTCACATCTAAGTTTTAGAATGGCAAATTATCAGTAGAATTATTTTCCCTTCCCCTATTTGATGTATGTGAATCCATTTAATAAATCTTTTGTTCCTTTCCACGGCTCTGTATTCCAGACTACAGATGGTGTGCGAGCTAACTGTGACATGTAAAACCCATATATGTCTTTTGAATGGCGATGTCTTGGGAAGAAAGCTTACATAGCCGGAGTGTACTCACTTGTAAATTAGTTCATTCATAGagcaagaatgaaaaaaaacagacaaaacaaaaaaaaaaggaaacatcttGGCCTTTTATATAATTACCTGTAACAAACTGTTTTTACATGTTGGTCATCTCTTGATTGCCTTTTGTGTCTTTGCTTATAAAAAAagcgtatatatatatataaatatatatagtcTCCCTAATTTGCTTCTGTCAAGCTGATTCACTGTAGGAGTCCAAATCACTGCTAGGTTCATTACAATACAAAACTTGTACAGGGAGGTTTCTGACTGGACATGAGTGTATATCTACTTTGTAAGAGTGGATTTAGTTGTGATGGTAACGACGGCCAGGAAGATGAGAGCCCGGGTTTGCCGCTTTTTCTCTGGCCCGTACCTCGGGTTCTGTTTGTGATTTCTCCCGATTTCTTTCTAGAAATGAAAACTTTCTCTTCATATGCATTCATAATTTTGTGCGTGTCAGTGTGTCTGTTGAACAAAACTAGACATGCATGCAAAAAGCAGTGTATTTTAGTAGTGATGCCTTAAGTTAGACCATGAGCTGAAGgttctcagaaaaaaaaaaagaagaaaaaacatttaatgagTTTGTTCCTCTCTCCATGTGGTATACAATTGTGTCCTTTCCTTCCACAGTACCTTTGCTGGGTCACTATTTTTGCACCCTCGTTAGATAGGTCCTCATCAGCAGTGCCGAGGTCTCTGAACTTTCCCCTTCCACACTGGGACGAGTGCGCCTCTCAGCACTCACAGGTGTTGCGAGTTTCTCTCGGCTGTTTGCAGGTTATCTGGAAATGTCCTGTATTTTccaatgtgtgttttttgtactgtaGGGAGTAATGTATCTTTTATcatcaaaaaataaacatgttaaacataaaaatattgggcttttgtgcgtgtgtgtattaAGAGTAAACAGAAGACAAGTTGAATCACCTGCTGTAAGCCACGCTGAGCCGCTCTCAAAAACGGCTTCTCTACATCCAGATCTTCTTTGGCACTTCCTTCAAAGTATTCGCCTCTTATTTCCTCGCACCACTGCCGGGCCAGCTTGTCAGACACCTGAGAGGAAACAAAATGTTACTCACATGACGGATCAGAGTAATGTgtggaataaaacacacaaatctaAAGGATGGGCCTCTTGGCAGACTGAGTTTCATGAGCAGCGGGCTTGGAAAGCCTGTGGTGACCAGAACCTGGCAAACTAAATAATGGTCACTTTTGTCATGCTGAGAGCAAACCTGAGATGTTGACATCTGATTTGTAAGAGTTAATAAACATGGATTATGCAGATTAAAGGCTCAGCATTAAGACTATAAAGGACAAACACAGCcctgatttctttatatttgctCCTAGTGAGCCAGTGATCTTGACcaatagttcttcaggctttctgaaggtctttcaaagtttttctttctacACTGAGTTTCCCTCTGTTCAATCCAGTCATTGTACTTCATAGACACTaatctatgaatcattcaagcattaaaTAAATCCACCTAACTCAACGCATGAAGTCTTCACATAACAGAAAACATAGCAAACCCATTTCAAATGATATTTTTAGGTGCTCCGTTATGAGCAGCCtgtcattaaaaacatttgttcACACTTCTTGACCAgaatctactaaaaatctcaaaGACAACactttgacaggcataaaatatttttgcaaaGGGATTTCCATTCGCATCTCTACAAAGTGTGCAGTGACTACTATACGTAATATAGTAGTCTTAACTGTTATTCTGTAAGACTTcaggttgtgtttttgtattttatctcAAATGTCCCAACTCTGTCTAACCAAATAAAATAAGCACAAAAGAAAGCTAAAGATTGTACCAATTTAAGTGTTATTAGGATAGAAAGAGAAACTGTCTAAACAATGTTTTTTCAGCTGCTGGCTTCTTCGTTAATCATTTTTAGCTCTGAGTCGGGATGTGGCTATAGATAGTCACATCTGATTTTGAGCTGCCacttccttgtgagagtcacATGCAGTGTGTCACTTTGCATCAGCTTTCTTCACTCTGCAAAACTGAATAATAATCAAAATAATATCAACTGACAATTTCCTTCCACCGACTTCAAGCAGTTTTCAGGCTTTCTTGTAGATTCATTGCATTTTCTCTTTGTGGTAGTTTCCATCCAATTCCAGTAAAACTTGCACTGATTGTGATTTACAGTTTTCCTCCTTGGGTAGGCAGTAGAAGACAGTGAGGTTAACCTGCACTTGACCCATGCTTTCTTCACAGGCCCTGGGTGAAAGTATCTTTCCTGCAGTGTTGACTTTTGAACACCAGAGCCAATCAAAATGTGAGACTGAGGGACAAGAGATAAAAAATGCTGTGCAGCCTCCACATAAAGTAGGACACCTGGTTACCCTGGACACAGCTTACTTTACTGTGCGCTCACATCAAAAATAGAACAGAAGAATACAAAATCTTAATAGAGACTTCACTTTTGATCTAATACTCACTGTGACTTGCATTTCCTTTGCAAGAGTGTCATTTATAAAATACAGACAAATTAGGCAGTTTAAAAGAGGTTTCCACTCACATTTTACCATTTCAGTTCATTAagttagaaaagaaaagaaaagaaaagaaaagctatggaacttttaagcaaaaatgcTTCTTAATGCATTTAAACCTGTACACATGGGCAAGATGACCAGCTCAGGCTGAAGCCAAGCATTAGAACAGCGAAGATCGatgatttaaatgactttgaatgtggcatggttgttggtgccaggcAGAGTGGTGTAtttcagaaagaaaagagaaatctCTTGgcgtaaacaacatgaaagcatggctcCATTCTACCAACAGTTCAGGCTGATAGTCGTGGTGTTGGTAATGGTGAAAGGGcacattttcttggcacactttgggcatcttagtaccaactgagaaTCGTTTAAATACCACAGCCTACCCAAGaactgttgctgaccatgtctatACCTTAATGACCATCTTCtcatggctgcttccagcaggagaACGCCACAGAGCTCAAAGAGCTCAAAAATCTCAAAGTGGCTTCTTGAGCTTAACAATGAGTTTGCTTTACTCAAGtggtctccacagtcaccagattgGAATCctacagagcacctttgggatgtggtcgA from the Oreochromis aureus strain Israel breed Guangdong linkage group 5, ZZ_aureus, whole genome shotgun sequence genome contains:
- the hcfc1a gene encoding host cell factor 1a isoform X1, which produces MSAPGSAVSGTTASVLQPRWKRVLGWSGPVPRPRHGHRAVAIKELMVVFGGGNEGIVDELHVYNTATNQWFIPAVRGDIPPGCAAYGFVCDGTRLLVFGGMVEYGKYSNDLYELQASRWEWKKLKAKNPKNGPPPCPRLGHSFSLVGNKCYLFGGLANDSEDPKNNIPRYLNDLYTLELRAGSSVVGWDIPITYGVLPPPRESHTAVVYTEKATRKSRLIIYGGMSGCRLGDLWTLDIDTLTWNKPSVSGTAPLPRSLHSATTITNKMYVFGGWVPLVMDDVKVATHEKEWKCTNTLACLNLDTMCWETVLMDTLEDNIPRARAGHCAVAINSRLYVWSGRDGYRKAWNNQVCCKDLWYLETERPHAPARVQLVRANTNSLEVSWGAVSTADTYLLQLQKYDIPATPAAASPAMSATPSQPLNSPKSPAPAAAAPSAQSLPQTAVLKVAAQQSATGASVVTVRPSQPGKSPVTVTSLPPGVRMVVPAQTTQGSPIGSSPQMSGMAALAAAAAATQKIPPSSAGTVLNVPAGATILKTVAVSPSTTTVKVASPVMVSNPATRMLKTAAAQVGTATASSPTTTTRPIITVHKSGAVTVAQQAQVVTTVVGGVTKTITLVKSPLTMGSSGTLISNLGKMMSVVQTKPVQTSAVTGQASTNPLTQIIQTKGPLPAGTILKLVTSADGKPTTIITTSQAGGTGNKPTILNISGVSPTTTKQGTTIIKTIPMSAIMTQPGATGVTSSAGMKTPITILTTKVMTTGTPGKIITAVPKLATAAGQQGLTQVVLKGAPGQPGTILRTVPMSTVGGVRLVTPVTVSAVKPTVTTLVVKGTTGVTTLGTVTGTVSTSLAGGTVDSSSASLGTPITTLGTIATLSSQVINPTSITVSAAQTSLTSSSALPSSTMTVQQNQPTQVTLITTPSGVEAQPVQDLPVSILASPTSEQPTSTEAGAAGESSGTVTLVCSNPPCETHETGTTNTATTSSATIGAGQVCSNPPCETHETGTTNTATTSSATIGAGQVCSNPPCETHETGTTNTATTSSATIGAGQVCSNPPCETHETGTTNTATTASSNMSALRVCSNPPCETHETGTTNTATTATSNMGGVQQVCSNPPCETHVTGTTNTATQASSSMNANQTDTVQSVCSNPPCETHETGTTNSPSTATSSMGGDQTSTTTALVQRVCSNPPCETHETGTTNTATTATCSMETGEGTATQQTEEGAEGTSSTEEASTTATTGTTQGRAITTVTQSTPAPGPSVPSISSITEGVSTAASSTEEPMQTDEAASAEAAPAEEGTAAMETQAEGEAAAATALNLPSELMSEGQGATLMVTGLSDEELAVTAAAEAAAQAAATEEAQALAIQAVLQAAQQAVMNEGDAAGENQQPTNIPIMLTQQDLAALVQQQQQLQEAQAAAQQATVDTSLPTEGLAPADSLNDPSVESNGHNDMAAAVTSAVASLLPRTTAETLAPSSTFAPSVSVASPAKLQAAATLAEVANGIEGEKQAPQPAPVKPVVKKENQWFDVGIVKVTNMVVTHYYVPGDDSQGDDDSGIIPDYSQMKKMELQPGTAYKFRVAGINACGRGAFSEISAFKTCLPGFPGAPCAIKISKSPDGAHLTWEPPSVTSGKIIEYSVYLAIQSNQTAEAKASTPAQLAFMRVYCGPNPSCLVQSSSLSNAHIDYTTKPAIIFRIAARNEKGYGPATQVRWLQESGKDASSAKPAPKRPGTSPDTKSTGPKKARTDQ